One Calderihabitans maritimus DNA segment encodes these proteins:
- the rplL gene encoding 50S ribosomal protein L7/L12: MSKVAEIIETVKGMTVLELAELVKALEEEFGVTAAAPVAMAAAPAPGAAEAAQEEQTEFDVILTSPGDKKINVIKVVREITGLGLKDAKALVDEAPKPVKEKVSKEEAEAIKAKLEEAGASVELK, from the coding sequence ATGTCTAAAGTAGCGGAAATTATTGAAACTGTTAAAGGCATGACTGTTTTGGAGTTGGCAGAACTGGTAAAGGCTTTAGAAGAAGAATTTGGAGTTACTGCTGCCGCTCCAGTGGCCATGGCCGCTGCTCCTGCGCCAGGTGCGGCTGAAGCAGCTCAAGAGGAGCAGACCGAGTTTGATGTTATTTTAACATCTCCTGGCGATAAGAAAATTAATGTCATTAAGGTGGTCCGTGAGATTACCGGCCTAGGGCTGAAAGATGCCAAGGCATTGGTAGACGAAGCCCCCAAACCGGTTAAAGAAAAAGTCAGCAAGGAGGAAGCCGAAGCCATTAAGGCTAAGTTGGAAGAAGCTGGTGCTTCGGTTGAGCTAAAATAA
- the rplJ gene encoding 50S ribosomal protein L10 produces MKKKLDKEKVVQELKEKLSQSSAAVLTDYRGLNVAEMTDLRAKLREAGVEFKVVKNTLTWLAAKDVGLEELEPYLEGPTAIAFSYEDPVSPAKILSNFAKEHDNLEIKAGILEGKVIDLQKIKALADLPSREELLAKTVGGFQAPLYGLVNVLQGTIRNLVYVLEAIRQQKGA; encoded by the coding sequence GTGAAGAAGAAATTAGATAAGGAAAAGGTGGTTCAGGAGCTTAAGGAAAAATTGTCCCAATCTAGTGCTGCTGTTTTGACGGATTACCGGGGACTGAATGTAGCAGAAATGACTGACCTAAGGGCGAAACTGAGAGAAGCTGGTGTAGAATTCAAGGTTGTAAAAAACACCTTAACTTGGCTGGCAGCAAAAGATGTAGGGCTGGAAGAATTAGAACCTTATTTGGAAGGGCCTACGGCAATAGCCTTCAGTTATGAAGATCCGGTGAGCCCGGCTAAAATTCTTTCCAATTTTGCGAAGGAACACGACAATCTAGAAATCAAAGCAGGGATATTGGAAGGCAAGGTTATCGATCTACAAAAAATCAAAGCTTTAGCCGATTTGCCTTCGCGTGAGGAACTGTTAGCCAAAACAGTGGGCGGATTTCAGGCTCCTTTATACGGGCTGGTCAATGTTTTGCAGGGTACGATTCGCAATTTAGTATACGTTTTAGAAGCTATTCGGCAGCAAAAGGGAGCTTAA
- the rplA gene encoding 50S ribosomal protein L1, whose translation MPKRGKRYLEASKLVDRTTLYEPQEALELVKKTAKAKFDETVEVAVRLGVDPRHADQQVRGTIVLPHGTGKTRTVLVFAKGEKAKEAEEAGADYVGAEDLVEKIQEGWLDFDVAVATPDTMAIVGKLGRILGPRGLMPNPKAGTVTMDVARAVKEIKAGKIEFRVDKAGIIHVPIGKASFEVEKLLENFRALIEALIKARPAAAKGQYVRSISVSSTMGPGIKINPQKALPK comes from the coding sequence ATGCCTAAACGTGGAAAGAGATACTTAGAAGCTTCAAAGTTGGTGGACAGAACGACTCTTTATGAACCTCAAGAAGCCTTAGAACTAGTGAAAAAAACTGCTAAGGCCAAATTTGATGAGACGGTTGAAGTAGCGGTTCGCTTGGGAGTTGACCCCCGTCATGCGGATCAGCAGGTCAGAGGAACCATCGTTCTTCCTCATGGAACGGGTAAGACCCGAACGGTCCTCGTCTTTGCCAAAGGAGAAAAAGCTAAAGAAGCTGAAGAGGCCGGAGCAGATTATGTAGGAGCAGAGGATCTAGTGGAGAAAATTCAAGAAGGTTGGTTAGATTTTGACGTAGCGGTTGCTACTCCTGATACCATGGCTATTGTAGGAAAATTAGGTCGTATTCTAGGACCTAGAGGGTTGATGCCCAATCCCAAGGCCGGAACCGTAACCATGGATGTTGCGCGAGCAGTTAAGGAAATAAAAGCTGGGAAAATTGAGTTTAGAGTAGATAAAGCGGGGATTATACATGTTCCGATAGGGAAGGCATCTTTTGAAGTGGAGAAGCTGTTAGAGAACTTTAGGGCTTTAATCGAAGCTTTGATAAAAGCTAGACCTGCGGCTGCTAAAGGGCAGTATGTGAGAAGCATTTCGGTTTCTTCAACTATGGGACCGGGAATTAAAATTAATCCCCAAAAGGCCTTACCAAAATAA